In Octopus bimaculoides isolate UCB-OBI-ISO-001 chromosome 28, ASM119413v2, whole genome shotgun sequence, the following are encoded in one genomic region:
- the LOC128251136 gene encoding uncharacterized protein LOC128251136, protein MCLVSATICDDTDNTADLLYIDNARMKGVAESLHTTANQVINDLQKLEQQREMKLQKMNTVIQKGIHRLYHESQHQAIPNTVLVTPIDVDETLSKLKDNLAVLYKDLEAIALEFKNKKVRCKADPFLELERELFVYFHTNPTKLEQCVKTVESRVEAKKIAQ, encoded by the exons atgtgTCTCGTTTCAGCTACAATTTGTGATGACACTGATAACACTGCAGATCTGCTGTACATTGACAATGCAAGGATGAAAGGTGTTGCTGAGTCGCTGCACACCACTGCGAATCAGGTAATCAACGACTTGCAGAAGCTGGAgcagcagcgtgaaatgaagctGCAGAAGAT GAATACCGTTATTCAGAAGGGAATCCATCGACTTTACCATGAATCCCAGCACCAAGCGATCCCTAATACTGTACTAGTGACACCAATAGATGTTGATGAGACCCTTTCAAAACTGAAGGACAATTTGGCTGTCCTGTATAAGGATCTGGAAGCCATTGCtcttgaatttaaaaacaaaaag GTCCGTTGCAAAGCAGATCCATTTCTGGAACTGGAGAGGGAGCTGTTTGTGTATTTCCACACAAACCCGaccaaactggagcaatgtgtcAAGACAGTGGAATCACGAGTGGAGGCCAAAAAGATTGCCCAGTAA